From the genome of Trypanosoma brucei brucei TREU927 chromosome 11 chr11_scaffold01 genomic scaffold, whole genome shotgun sequence:
CAGCTTGGGGTTTTTATAACTGTGAACAATGGGGAAGAAAGCATTGCGTTAGAATGTGTTTATGCCCTCGCTGAGCTTCTGCGAATGAGTTGTGGCGACCCAGACAAGGTTGATGTTTCACGGGGCGAGGAGGCGCTTGCCTGTTGCCTGACCTACGAGCCTAGCGAGACGTTTGACGTGTTCAAAACCCTGATAGAGGCAACGGATTTGCCATGTTCGATTCTGAAGGCCCTCTTCTTCTCACTTTGTGCTTTTGGTGGCCACCATGGTGAATTGTACACATCACAAACGTCCGTTCAACATCCCTCTGCTGCATTCCGTTCTGCGGCAGTGTTTGGGCTACGAGCCTGCGGCGGGAGAGCTGTCCGGTCTATTGCTCTCGCGCTCAACGATGACTGCGCAGCTGTGCGACTGGAGGCATTTGAGACAGTGGACGCCGTTGGTGTCACTGAATTCATGTCTGTTTTGCGATTGCGGCCGCAAAGCCATACGCGCcaggttgctgctgctctaAGGGACTCCCTGCTCCGAGATGTTAGTCGCGGTGCGGAGAGGAAGACGGCACATGAACTCTACGTGGCTCTCACGAGTGGATGCGCCACGTCTTAAGTGAGCAAAagatggggagggggggcGTGCTCTTGTGTGTACGCTGTTTCTGCCAACATCACCTGTAGCTGCCTCTTTTCCATATTCCTTAAGTCATAACTCCGTGGGTTGGCGTTAGTGCTCAACTACacgaaatgaaatgaacTCTGATATTTCACACAATGGCACGGAAGCATCTGAATCTTTTAGTTGATTTCTTTGCTGTCGTCCATCCCCGCTGTAGTGAGGAATGGCTGATCACTGGTCTCGCCCGCGCCTAAACGACGTTAATGCCCATTCCGAATTACTTTAAACGTGGTGGGCTTTCACACGGTTGGATTGTGTTTCCATCCGTTAAACTGGCGGGCTCCGAAGTACTTCACGCCAAAGAGCAAAAAACGTTGCTAATCAAGGCAGCTATGCTGCGTTTGGTAATGTGTACCTCtcgctcattttttttttaccttacTCTCCTAAatttttacttgttttcatttggttCGTCTGTTGTTCCACTTCTGAACGTTAGAACTTCACGTatctttaaaaagaaagggaaggcacTGTTTCTTAGGAACTATGGGCAAGATCCGCACGAAGACCGTGAAGCGCGCGTCCAAGCAGATCGTGGAGAAGTACTTCTCCAAACTGAACAAGGACTTCTACCAAAACAAGCGCATTGTTATGGATGTCACTATTGCCCGCTCCAAGAAGCTGAAGAATAAGATTGCCGGTTACGCCACACACATTATGAAGCGTCTCGCCCGCGGCCCTGTCCGTGGTATCTCGCTGAAACTGCAAGAAGAGGAGCGTGAGCGCCGCATGGACTACGTGCCGGAGGTTTCTCATGTTGACCAGGCTATCCAGGACGGCATCCGTGTCGACAAGCAGACACTTGCCATGCTGAAGCGTATGGAGACTGGCGTTCCGCGTCACGTCCTGCCTAATGTTGTGGCGGCACCGAACGTCTCGAAGGGCGCTCGCCGCGGTGGTCCAGCGCGCAAGTAAAGCACTAGTGAATAGCCACTAGCTCAACCCGTGGGTTGCTCATTTTGACTTTTCCATTTCAAAAAAGATATCATTTGTGAGGTTCtgtgttttcgtttcctttcacAACAGTGCTCGGTGGTTTAGCATGCCCTGTATTGCTGATGTtcctttgcgttttttttctctaagTGGGGGTTCTGCTTTCTCATCTGGTACGGAATCTTTATGTCGTGCACGTACTTGtactgctcttttttttctcttttctcctttacgCTTTGTTTTCACTTGATTTCGGTCATTACCGCTCCCTCTGCACTAACGGAAGTGAGATCGAACAGCGACTATGGGTAAGATCCGCACGAAGACCGTGAAGCGCGCGTCCAAGCAGATCGTGGAGAAGTACTTCTCCAAACTGAACAAGGACTTCTACCAAAACAAGCGCATTGTTATGGATGTCACTATTGCCCGCTCCAAGAAGCTGAAGAATAAGATTGCCGGTTACGCCACACACATTATGAAGCGTCTCGCCCGCGGCCCTGTCCGTGGTATCTCGCTGAAACTGCAAGAAGAGGAGCGTGAGCGCCGCATGGACTACGTGCCGGAGGTTTCTCATGTTGACCAGGCTATCCAGGACGGCATCCGTGTCGACAAGCAGACACTTGCCATGCTGAAGCGTATGGAGACTGGCGTTCCGCGTCACGTCCTGCCTAATGTTGTGGCGGCACCGAACGTCTCGAAGGGCGCTCGCCGCGGTGGTCCAGCGCGCAAGTAAAGCACTAGTGAATAGCCACTAGCTCAACCCGCGGGTTGCTCATTTTGATCTCTACTAGTTgactttgttttatgtttttcctTAAACTCTCATAACAGCAAGGGCACAAATACGGTTCCCTATTGCACGTACCTTTTGGTGTGCTCGCTGCCCCTTATTTTAGGCTTCCTCCCACCACGATGCGGGGGAAGAACTGAAGTGGGGGGTCGACTGTAGTTTGCCTCTGACGCTGATAACAGCGTTTGCTGCACACGCCCTTTGCTCACGTTTACGTTTTCTCCCTTGTTTTCTGCAGGTTTTGCCAGTTGAGTATAGGTGTATTGAAGGGCAAAGTGATGAACGAGCCTGATGCCATGAAACTGTGTAACCTGTCAAAGGTCCTTCCTAACATTCCATATGCTAGACATTCTGCTGGGTTTGGGGTGAGCAGGAGCGCATCATCCTCAGCCCCGTTTACTTCACGGAGTCAAACCAATATAAAGGTGGTGGGCCTTTATTGTAGTCGTGCACCTACAGAAGAAAAGGTTGTGGCCCAGgtgaaagaggaggatggaAGAGGGACAGGATCTTCTAGTAGGCGAAACATTTACGTTCGTGTACAGATTGACAAAATGACCATCGAAATGCTTCCACTCGACGTTATGCGAAGGAAGTATCCACAGGTGCTCATTGACTATTTGCTAGCAACAGCTGCATGGGTGTGACGGTAGCGTCTTTACTGCCATTGGTCGGATGCAGTTTCATGATGGGGTTATCATGGTTTTCTTTTCGGGCGATATTTAGCTTGATCGCATTTGACTCTTCCAGTTTAGCGCTTGGGCTGTTGGCTTACATTTTATCTTCAtatgagaaggagaaaagggggcACAGTGCATCTGATTGCATATGACTTAATTGGTAAAATATGGGTTGGTCGCAAAGGAGTGGAGACAGTGGTGGGGCGCCCACGTGTATGCGACGGGATATACTACCGGAGGGGAAGAGTCAAACGTTGTCTTGTCGAAAGGTTATACTCCTTTTGGTGTCCGCTAAAGGGGTGTATTCATTGAGGATGATGATACCTCATTGCCAAACGGCAGCAGGGGAGAACACTTACACGTGCATGTAGTAATTCTCAAAACTTTACCACATTAGCTTACAGAAGAGCTGTTTGTCCGTGTGTCCTTAGGCTTTTCTGTGGGGCCCTTTGATTCCTGCTGGAGGACGGCCGCTTTCCGTTCTTCGATGTCATAGTGGGTTTTGTTTAGATCTCTGTGAcatgattttattttattttctttactgCAC
Proteins encoded in this window:
- a CDS encoding 40S ribosomal protein S17, putative, producing the protein MGKIRTKTVKRASKQIVEKYFSKLNKDFYQNKRIVMDVTIARSKKLKNKIAGYATHIMKRLARGPVRGISLKLQEEERERRMDYVPEVSHVDQAIQDGIRVDKQTLAMLKRMETGVPRHVLPNVVAAPNVSKGARRGGPARK
- a CDS encoding 40S ribosomal protein S17, putative, with translation MGKIRTKTVKRASKQIVEKYFSKLNKDFYQNKRIVMDVTIARSKKLKNKIAGYATHIMKRLARGPVRGISLKLQEEERERRMDYVPEVSHVDQAIQDGIRVDKQTLAMLKRMETGVPRHVLPNVVAAPNVSKGARRGGPARK